A single region of the Anaerolineales bacterium genome encodes:
- a CDS encoding SAM-dependent DNA methyltransferase, whose translation MELSTLQNWLWRAACSIRGAEDAAKYKDYILPLIFFKRLSDVFEDELAKLARQLDVDIPTTELLVADDRKLIRFYLSPEMRWNEIRKNTTNLGETLTDILRQIARENPKLQGVIDRRDFNATEQGQRVLDDDILAGLIEILSEYRLGLKDVEPDIIGRAYEYLIRKFAERGSSAGEFFTPTEVGFLISRILDPQPGDTIYDPASGSGGLLIKAQLRHREKLATASSKSIDDLSPEDDPLPVHLYGQEYQADNIAAARMNAFIHDMDAEILRGDTIRNPLFLDGGSLRKFHKVAANPMWNQNNFAESVYENDTFGRFINGIPPINSADWGWIQHMFASLLPGGKMAVVLDTGAVARGSGNKGANRERDIRKAFIEADRIDAVVLLPENLFFNTSAPGVIMVIHRTTVETPRAHADEILLINANKMYEKGNPKNFMTELHINQIGEVYLEWREVENLSKAVKRTEVIRNDYNVSPSRYVSHSDVEPALPLEEALVRLQEAEEARKEADRKLDSVMEILGFVNWREFDSKVNNNDAE comes from the coding sequence ATGGAACTGTCAACGTTACAAAATTGGTTATGGAGAGCAGCTTGCTCCATTCGTGGAGCAGAAGATGCTGCTAAGTATAAAGACTATATTCTTCCCCTTATCTTCTTTAAGCGATTGAGCGACGTATTTGAAGATGAACTTGCAAAACTTGCCCGTCAATTAGACGTTGATATTCCAACTACAGAACTTCTGGTTGCTGATGATCGCAAACTCATTCGGTTTTACCTATCGCCAGAAATGAGATGGAATGAGATTCGTAAGAACACAACCAATCTGGGCGAAACACTAACTGATATATTGCGGCAAATTGCAAGAGAAAATCCTAAACTACAAGGGGTAATTGATCGCCGTGACTTTAACGCTACGGAGCAAGGGCAACGTGTGCTGGATGATGATATTCTCGCTGGATTGATAGAGATACTCAGTGAGTACCGCCTGGGTCTTAAAGATGTTGAACCTGACATCATCGGACGTGCTTACGAGTATCTTATTCGCAAGTTCGCCGAGCGTGGGAGTAGTGCGGGTGAATTTTTCACACCAACTGAGGTTGGTTTCTTGATCTCTCGTATACTCGATCCTCAGCCGGGTGACACGATTTATGATCCCGCTTCCGGTTCAGGGGGTTTGCTGATTAAAGCTCAGTTACGGCATAGAGAAAAACTAGCTACTGCATCCAGCAAGTCTATAGATGATCTAAGCCCAGAAGACGACCCACTGCCTGTGCATCTTTATGGGCAGGAATACCAAGCGGATAACATCGCGGCTGCCCGAATGAACGCCTTTATTCACGACATGGACGCAGAAATTCTACGCGGAGACACAATTCGTAATCCCCTGTTTTTGGATGGTGGTAGTTTGCGGAAATTTCATAAAGTTGCCGCAAACCCAATGTGGAATCAGAATAATTTCGCTGAAAGTGTCTATGAGAATGATACTTTTGGGCGTTTCATCAATGGTATTCCACCAATTAATAGTGCCGATTGGGGGTGGATTCAGCACATGTTTGCTAGTCTACTCCCAGGCGGGAAAATGGCTGTAGTTCTCGACACAGGAGCAGTAGCACGGGGAAGCGGCAACAAGGGAGCAAATCGTGAACGGGACATCCGCAAAGCCTTCATAGAAGCTGACAGGATAGATGCGGTAGTCCTTTTACCAGAAAATCTGTTTTTCAATACCAGTGCGCCAGGTGTAATTATGGTCATACATCGTACTACAGTCGAAACACCTCGCGCTCATGCGGACGAAATTTTACTGATAAACGCCAATAAAATGTATGAAAAAGGCAATCCGAAAAATTTTATGACTGAGTTACATATCAATCAAATTGGGGAAGTCTATCTTGAATGGAGAGAAGTTGAAAACCTCAGTAAAGCGGTCAAGCGAACGGAGGTGATTCGCAACGATTACAACGTATCGCCCTCGCGCTATGTTTCCCATTCGGATGTTGAACCAGCGCTCCCGCTTGAAGAGGCATTAGTCCGCTTACAGGAGGCAGAGGAAGCCCGAAAAGAGGCTGATAGGAAATTAGATTCAGTAATGGAAATATTAGGATTTGTAAATTGGCGTGAATTCGATAGCAAGGTAAACAACAATGATGCGGAATAA